A single genomic interval of Hydrogenispora ethanolica harbors:
- a CDS encoding glycoside hydrolase family 28 protein, which produces MATVYDIREYGAVGDGKFNNAGAIQNAIDLCHENGGGQVVIPAGIYLSGSIRLRSHIDLHLKQGAVLRCSLKREDIHAFDNGALKAARPDGWNDGCFIGAWHEENITISGAGTIDGQGREIMYDDDADGGFHEAPLMIKGFRPRLMLLEDIQNLTVKEVTLLDAAFWTLHLAGCRRVRIHNLQILNNTRGANNDGIDPDCCQDVLISNCIVKTGDDAIVIKSTRPMAEQYGNCENIIITGCILKSQDSALKIGTETHGTIRNVVFSDCIIEDCSRAVGIWVRDGGTVEDIQVHHLTGAVRRYADAPQREFAPRWWGKGEPLFISATHRTREKRFPGVIRNIQFDHIHLKSESGVFIAAEADCPIENVSVSELDLTLAKQGSQPGGLFDEQPSVKNVYPHAIPAVYARYVNGLRLKECRVRKVKPPMEHWSGLTETENCRDLALDIQEVE; this is translated from the coding sequence ATGGCAACCGTATATGATATTCGGGAGTATGGCGCCGTCGGCGACGGAAAGTTCAATAACGCCGGCGCAATTCAAAATGCGATTGACCTCTGCCATGAAAATGGCGGAGGACAAGTGGTCATCCCCGCCGGGATTTACTTGAGCGGATCCATCCGGCTGAGAAGCCATATCGATCTTCATTTGAAGCAAGGCGCGGTGCTGCGTTGCAGCTTAAAACGGGAAGATATTCATGCCTTTGATAACGGGGCCCTGAAGGCCGCCCGGCCGGATGGTTGGAACGATGGCTGCTTCATCGGGGCATGGCACGAGGAGAACATCACCATCTCCGGCGCGGGAACCATCGACGGGCAGGGACGCGAAATCATGTACGACGATGACGCCGACGGGGGATTTCACGAAGCGCCGCTGATGATCAAGGGATTCCGGCCGCGCCTGATGCTGCTGGAGGATATCCAAAATCTGACGGTAAAAGAGGTCACCCTGTTGGACGCGGCCTTCTGGACCCTTCATCTGGCAGGCTGCCGCCGGGTACGCATCCACAACCTCCAGATCCTCAATAACACCCGGGGCGCCAATAATGACGGGATCGACCCCGATTGCTGCCAGGATGTCCTGATCAGCAACTGCATTGTGAAGACCGGAGATGACGCGATCGTCATTAAATCGACCCGGCCCATGGCGGAGCAGTATGGCAATTGCGAAAACATCATCATTACGGGGTGTATATTAAAGTCTCAGGATTCGGCGCTCAAGATCGGAACCGAAACCCATGGCACCATCCGCAATGTCGTATTCAGTGACTGCATCATTGAGGACTGCTCCCGGGCGGTCGGGATCTGGGTCCGGGATGGGGGAACCGTCGAAGACATCCAAGTTCATCATCTCACGGGAGCGGTGCGCCGGTATGCCGATGCCCCGCAGCGGGAATTCGCCCCCCGATGGTGGGGCAAAGGCGAGCCGCTCTTTATTTCGGCAACGCACCGCACCCGGGAAAAGCGTTTTCCGGGGGTCATCCGGAATATCCAATTCGACCACATCCATCTGAAATCGGAATCCGGCGTCTTTATCGCCGCTGAAGCGGATTGTCCGATTGAGAATGTATCCGTCAGCGAACTGGATCTGACGCTGGCGAAGCAAGGCAGCCAGCCGGGCGGCCTCTTTGACGAGCAACCCTCCGTCAAAAATGTCTATCCCCATGCGATCCCCGCGGTCTATGCCCGGTATGTGAACGGCCTGCGGCTAAAAGAATGCCGGGTCCGGAAAGTGAAACCGCCTATGGAGCATTGGAGCGGTCTGACCGAAACCGAAAACTGCCGGGATCTGGCACTGGACATCCAAGAAGTGGAATAA
- a CDS encoding alpha/beta hydrolase, which produces MGLNDIKLWEKNLPDADLGSSIADLNNRGLPTLTPYLLKEEKLHPAIIVCPGGAFQYRASHEGEPIAKWLNQMGMNAFVLNYRVAPYTPFTATKDAVRAVRYLRYNALKFNIDPERIGMIGFSAGGYLAAFLGTHFDNEMIEPESRNAQMMSILFGELNCNDPIDQTSSKLNALILCYAETSPFSKEKLPAGSLLPKDIAMDELIDFTSNHKHVTAKTPPTFLWVTANDDFNFQRQNLLFAQALSEQNLSFEFHIFSKGQHGLGLGKDEPAVAIWPKLCENWLRGLWP; this is translated from the coding sequence ATGGGATTAAACGATATTAAACTTTGGGAAAAAAATCTTCCTGATGCCGACTTAGGTTCCTCTATCGCGGACTTGAATAACCGAGGGTTACCTACCCTGACCCCTTATTTATTAAAAGAAGAGAAACTTCATCCAGCAATTATTGTCTGCCCGGGTGGAGCATTTCAATATAGAGCGTCTCATGAAGGAGAACCCATTGCCAAATGGCTAAATCAAATGGGCATGAATGCTTTTGTTTTGAATTATCGGGTCGCTCCTTATACTCCATTTACTGCAACGAAAGATGCAGTACGCGCGGTTAGGTATCTTCGTTATAATGCCCTAAAATTCAATATTGATCCAGAACGAATCGGCATGATAGGATTTTCAGCTGGTGGATATCTCGCCGCTTTTCTAGGAACTCATTTTGATAATGAAATGATAGAACCGGAAAGTCGCAACGCGCAAATGATGTCGATACTTTTTGGAGAACTAAATTGTAACGATCCGATTGATCAAACGAGCTCTAAACTGAATGCGCTCATTTTATGTTATGCTGAGACATCCCCCTTTTCTAAGGAAAAACTGCCAGCAGGTTCGCTATTACCAAAAGATATTGCAATGGATGAATTGATAGATTTCACTTCAAATCATAAACATGTTACTGCGAAAACGCCGCCGACTTTTCTATGGGTTACAGCGAACGATGACTTTAATTTTCAGCGCCAAAACTTACTTTTCGCCCAAGCGCTAAGTGAGCAAAATCTTTCATTTGAATTCCATATATTCTCCAAAGGTCAGCATGGTTTGGGATTGGGCAAGGATGAACCTGCGGTAGCAATCTGGCCAAAACTTTGTGAAAATTGGCTTCGAGGCTTATGGCCATAA
- a CDS encoding heparan-alpha-glucosaminide N-acetyltransferase: MGRNVAERPAGRFWEIDFLRGAAVVSMILIHLLDDLYFLGFIRSFPWRAGIIWQRLTAALFLTLAGVSLALGSARAGPEERGQLFWKNCRRGGKIFLWGMLVTLVTRLFLREGFVRFGVLHLIGLAVLVSYPFLRLRYWNLGFGALSIALGSYLAKQRTAGPWLLWLGIKPEDFFAADYFPLFPWFGLILWGLFLGNTLYAGYRRRFRLQDRRHLPVIRWGCRLGEHSLLIYLIHQPLLIGLLYLYGWLSGRG; the protein is encoded by the coding sequence ATGGGGCGGAATGTCGCGGAGCGGCCGGCCGGGCGGTTCTGGGAGATCGATTTTTTGCGGGGCGCGGCGGTGGTGTCGATGATTCTCATTCACCTGCTGGACGATCTTTATTTCCTTGGCTTCATCCGGAGCTTTCCCTGGCGGGCCGGAATCATCTGGCAGCGGCTCACCGCGGCCCTTTTTTTGACCCTGGCGGGGGTGTCCCTGGCGCTCGGTAGCGCGCGAGCCGGGCCGGAGGAACGCGGCCAGCTGTTTTGGAAAAACTGCCGGCGGGGCGGCAAGATCTTTTTATGGGGGATGCTGGTCACTTTGGTGACCAGGCTTTTCCTGCGGGAGGGTTTTGTCCGCTTCGGGGTGCTGCATCTCATCGGACTGGCCGTCTTGGTGAGTTATCCCTTCTTGCGGCTGCGGTATTGGAATCTGGGTTTCGGCGCGCTCAGCATCGCCCTCGGATCGTACCTCGCCAAGCAGCGAACGGCCGGGCCCTGGCTGCTCTGGCTGGGGATTAAGCCTGAGGATTTTTTCGCGGCCGATTATTTTCCGCTCTTTCCCTGGTTTGGCTTGATCCTGTGGGGCCTGTTCCTGGGCAATACCCTGTATGCCGGCTACCGCCGGCGGTTTCGCTTGCAAGACCGCCGCCACTTGCCGGTGATCCGCTGGGGCTGCCGCTTGGGAGAGCATTCGCTGCTCATTTACCTGATCCACCAGCCGTTATTGATCGGATTGCTCTATCTGTACGGCTGGCTCAGCGGACGCGGATGA
- a CDS encoding radical SAM protein, with protein MPYQASYVRLLKDGGLAERKAKAYRRLSCCDLCAHACQADRLRGRTGICRAGQSVTVADYGPHFGEEDVLVGQGGSGTIFFTGCNLQCVFCQNWEISQLREGETVSVETLAGMMLELEEKGCHNINLVTPTPYLPPILAALEVAAARGLSLPLVYNCGGYESLAALELLDGVVDIYLPDVKFGDDATGLKLAGAPDYFAAVKSSLTEMHRQVGDLQLDERGIACRGLIVRHLVLPGGLTGTVEIVRFIAAAISPDTYINLMNQYYPAYRAKDYPPLHRGLSAREYQAALQIAREAGLHHFA; from the coding sequence TTGCCTTACCAAGCCTCCTACGTACGGCTGCTGAAAGACGGCGGGCTGGCGGAGCGAAAAGCCAAGGCTTACCGGAGGCTCTCCTGTTGCGACCTCTGCGCCCATGCCTGTCAAGCGGACCGGCTGCGGGGGCGGACCGGTATCTGCCGGGCCGGCCAGTCGGTAACAGTCGCGGATTACGGCCCCCATTTCGGCGAGGAAGATGTACTGGTGGGCCAGGGCGGCTCCGGTACAATCTTCTTCACCGGCTGCAATTTACAGTGCGTTTTCTGTCAGAATTGGGAGATTAGCCAGCTCCGGGAGGGCGAGACCGTATCCGTTGAGACGCTGGCCGGGATGATGCTGGAGTTGGAGGAGAAGGGCTGCCATAACATCAACCTGGTCACCCCCACTCCCTACCTGCCCCCGATCCTCGCCGCCCTGGAAGTGGCGGCTGCCCGCGGCCTGAGCCTGCCGCTCGTTTATAACTGCGGCGGTTACGAATCCCTTGCCGCGCTGGAACTGCTGGACGGGGTGGTCGACATTTATCTGCCGGATGTCAAGTTCGGCGACGACGCGACTGGTCTCAAGCTCGCCGGGGCGCCGGATTATTTCGCCGCGGTGAAATCGAGCTTAACAGAGATGCACCGCCAGGTCGGAGATTTACAACTCGACGAGCGGGGCATCGCCTGTCGCGGCCTGATCGTCCGCCACCTGGTCCTCCCCGGCGGTCTGACGGGCACGGTCGAGATCGTCCGTTTCATCGCCGCCGCGATCTCGCCCGATACCTATATCAACCTCATGAACCAATATTACCCGGCCTACCGGGCCAAGGATTATCCGCCGCTCCATCGCGGCCTCTCGGCTCGCGAATACCAAGCGGCGCTGCAGATCGCCAGGGAGGCCGGGCTGCATCATTTCGCCTGA
- a CDS encoding ABC transporter permease has translation MNTLQRLAGVMKKEFLHITRDNILFMIAFVAPLALTLLCGFLYIQQKVTNLPVVIFDQDQSEMSRMITRAFGDSERLKIVGAVDTYAQLEQALQSERAIMGVVIPPHLQSDLKNVRGAEVGLVINSSNILTMNTVASAASSVVATIGAGVTMKVIQGLGMSPPKAYQAVTALSFRTRNWYNPTLSYLVFMLAGLIGTVLQQVTFLGVALSFVKEKEQGTWRQLSLSKLRVGELIGGKLLVYFMIYALDALIMYGLCFGYFQVPLRGDPWLLLLTVALFIVVLVAVGMAISVLAQNMPQAIEISMLIAVPSFLISGYTWPYLSMPPVIQVLSRLLPLSHFVEAVRAIAIMGAGWNVVWPKLAILAVFALISLPLTYWMVRRTMTRA, from the coding sequence ATGAACACCCTGCAACGGCTGGCCGGTGTGATGAAAAAAGAGTTTCTGCACATCACCCGGGACAATATTCTTTTCATGATCGCCTTTGTGGCGCCGCTGGCGCTGACGCTTTTATGCGGCTTCCTCTATATCCAGCAGAAAGTGACGAATCTGCCGGTGGTCATCTTCGACCAGGATCAATCGGAGATGAGCCGGATGATCACCCGGGCTTTCGGCGATTCGGAGCGGCTGAAGATCGTGGGCGCGGTCGATACCTACGCCCAGCTGGAGCAGGCGCTCCAGAGCGAACGGGCGATCATGGGCGTCGTGATCCCGCCGCATCTGCAATCGGACCTCAAAAACGTCCGCGGCGCCGAAGTCGGACTGGTCATCAACAGTTCGAACATTCTGACCATGAATACGGTGGCCTCCGCCGCCAGCTCGGTGGTGGCGACCATCGGCGCCGGAGTCACTATGAAGGTTATCCAGGGCCTGGGGATGAGTCCGCCCAAGGCATACCAGGCGGTGACGGCGCTGAGTTTCCGGACCCGCAACTGGTACAACCCGACCCTGAGCTATCTCGTCTTCATGCTGGCCGGGCTGATCGGGACCGTGCTGCAGCAGGTGACTTTCCTCGGGGTGGCGCTCTCGTTCGTCAAGGAAAAAGAGCAGGGGACCTGGCGGCAGCTCTCCCTCTCCAAGCTGCGGGTGGGCGAGCTGATCGGAGGCAAGCTGCTGGTCTACTTCATGATTTACGCGTTGGACGCGCTGATCATGTACGGCCTTTGTTTCGGGTATTTCCAAGTGCCGCTGCGCGGCGACCCCTGGCTGCTCCTGCTGACGGTGGCCCTTTTCATCGTGGTCCTGGTGGCGGTGGGCATGGCCATCTCGGTCCTGGCCCAGAACATGCCGCAGGCCATTGAGATTTCCATGCTGATCGCGGTGCCTTCCTTCCTGATCTCCGGCTATACTTGGCCGTATCTCAGCATGCCGCCGGTGATCCAGGTCTTGTCGCGGCTCCTGCCGCTCAGCCATTTCGTGGAGGCGGTCCGGGCCATCGCCATCATGGGCGCCGGCTGGAACGTGGTCTGGCCCAAGCTGGCGATCCTGGCCGTCTTCGCCCTGATCAGCCTGCCCCTGACCTATTGGATGGTCCGGCGGACGATGACCCGGGCCTGA
- a CDS encoding ABC transporter ATP-binding protein: protein MLEMKNAGCRRGWRKEWLLDGVELTVAAGERAGVFGISGAGKTVLAELASGLRRPDRGTVEHSGTALLVTQEFSWYQDLTVGENLEFCRLIHGDDGARLPRIVAAAGLDGWEGTRASRLPAGLRPMLQVACALVGGADLVVLDDPSRGLDKPLRGKLGAILDQWRLAGTAVLVCTSDEALAARCETVYHLNRRTLSRLEETPAPPPAAKEATR, encoded by the coding sequence GTGCTGGAGATGAAAAACGCCGGCTGCCGCCGGGGATGGCGGAAAGAATGGCTGCTCGACGGGGTCGAATTGACCGTCGCCGCCGGAGAGCGGGCCGGCGTCTTTGGAATCAGCGGTGCGGGCAAGACCGTCCTGGCTGAGCTGGCCAGCGGGTTGCGCCGGCCGGACCGGGGGACGGTGGAACATTCCGGGACGGCGCTCCTGGTCACCCAGGAGTTCTCCTGGTATCAAGATCTGACGGTCGGAGAGAACCTGGAGTTCTGCCGCTTGATTCACGGCGACGACGGGGCCAGACTGCCGCGGATTGTGGCCGCCGCCGGCCTGGACGGTTGGGAGGGGACGCGGGCCTCCCGGCTCCCGGCGGGGCTCCGGCCGATGCTGCAGGTCGCCTGCGCGCTGGTGGGCGGCGCTGATCTGGTGGTGCTGGACGATCCGAGCCGGGGCCTGGATAAGCCGCTCCGGGGGAAACTCGGCGCGATCCTGGACCAATGGCGGCTGGCCGGAACGGCGGTGCTGGTCTGCACCAGCGACGAAGCGCTGGCCGCGCGGTGCGAGACGGTCTATCACCTGAACCGGCGGACCCTGAGCCGCCTGGAAGAGACCCCCGCCCCGCCGCCGGCGGCGAAGGAGGCGACCCGATGA
- a CDS encoding HlyD family secretion protein, whose product MKIAGKVLVGLFIVLVGAALLFVTLHRSRATVAGDEAQPVEISGSLEAEETDVNVKIPGRVAQMLVDEGDEVTAGQVIAVMEADNIEAKANLAKAALAAATFQYEKARNGARPQQLEQAREMMAQAKAGFDLAQSTYNRLSLLYKEGVLAQQKLDVAGTELEVARARYNAAKEQYDLVREGAQKEDVESAAALVRQAQAASDEVQTYLNDAKVKAPIGGTVTMKAVTGGELVSTGMPIVTISDLRDIHVEVKVRETALGQFRLGQIVPVKVLGVPGKVYRGKVYNIGAKPSYATERAYQEKGEKDLVAFGVKIKLDNSDLKLRPGMTALISLAPRK is encoded by the coding sequence ATGAAGATTGCCGGGAAAGTGTTGGTGGGATTATTCATCGTACTGGTGGGCGCGGCGCTGCTCTTCGTGACGCTGCACCGTTCCCGGGCCACGGTGGCCGGGGACGAGGCGCAGCCGGTCGAGATCAGCGGCAGCCTGGAAGCGGAAGAGACCGATGTGAATGTCAAGATCCCCGGCCGGGTGGCCCAGATGCTGGTGGATGAGGGCGACGAGGTGACCGCCGGCCAGGTCATCGCGGTCATGGAAGCGGACAATATCGAGGCCAAGGCGAACCTGGCCAAAGCGGCCCTGGCGGCGGCCACCTTTCAGTACGAAAAGGCGCGGAACGGCGCCCGGCCGCAGCAGCTTGAACAGGCCCGGGAGATGATGGCGCAGGCCAAAGCAGGCTTCGACCTGGCGCAGAGCACTTACAACCGGCTCTCCTTATTATATAAGGAAGGGGTCCTGGCCCAGCAGAAGCTGGATGTGGCCGGCACCGAGCTGGAAGTGGCGCGGGCCCGTTACAACGCGGCCAAGGAACAATACGATCTGGTCCGGGAGGGCGCGCAGAAAGAGGACGTCGAGTCCGCCGCGGCCCTGGTCCGGCAGGCCCAGGCGGCTTCGGACGAAGTCCAGACCTACCTGAACGACGCCAAAGTCAAAGCGCCGATCGGCGGAACCGTCACCATGAAGGCGGTGACCGGCGGCGAATTGGTCTCCACCGGCATGCCCATCGTGACCATCAGCGATTTGCGCGACATCCACGTCGAGGTCAAGGTGCGCGAGACCGCTCTGGGGCAGTTTCGCCTGGGGCAGATCGTGCCGGTGAAGGTTTTGGGCGTTCCGGGCAAGGTCTACCGGGGCAAGGTCTATAATATCGGCGCCAAGCCCAGTTACGCCACGGAACGGGCCTACCAGGAGAAAGGCGAGAAGGACCTGGTCGCCTTCGGGGTCAAGATCAAGCTCGATAATTCCGACCTGAAGCTCCGCCCGGGGATGACCGCCCTGATATCGCTGGCGCCCCGGAAGTGA
- a CDS encoding TolC family protein → MKVKARQWPMVAGLAVAIAILGLGPVCLAESKPAQNLTVDQAVQIAMANSLQRQLAQGDVRTARAKAGQAASAYGPQVTLSGAYNHLNDPPDIVTVGRGLAQLNNSLKQIFAKSDSSYYQYIASQMSEEELPDDGLNYYGLQIHLAQPLYTGNKLTAANKQAQANESNARANLAAAENGLVMEVKKAYYTVLFTQRLEVTMEEAVASMEHHLAEANSYYKAGMVPKLDVMRAEVKLADLKQKQLLAQNNLNLARSAFNFVLGVDLSTVYVLNDQMSSAPLPQDLSSCQARALQNRPELAAAHAKVEMARQAVAIAKSGKKPTVALVVDGHKIEPNNEAPSLTVGVVATMKLYDHGLVDQQVAEAESVLQQANTGRELLERGVKLEVEQAYRNAEAALAAIQVAEKSLAQAQETLRMVEISYQAGLSTSLERIDAEVGLTQAKNNYSQALSMYNIALAQLDRAMGKGKEDSK, encoded by the coding sequence ATGAAAGTAAAGGCGCGGCAATGGCCGATGGTTGCCGGATTGGCGGTGGCGATTGCCATTTTGGGACTCGGCCCGGTTTGCCTGGCCGAGAGCAAGCCGGCTCAAAACCTGACGGTGGACCAAGCGGTCCAGATCGCCATGGCGAACAGCTTACAACGCCAGCTGGCCCAAGGCGATGTCCGGACGGCCCGGGCCAAAGCGGGGCAGGCGGCTTCGGCCTACGGCCCGCAGGTCACTTTGAGCGGGGCGTACAACCACCTGAACGACCCGCCGGACATTGTGACGGTGGGCCGGGGGTTGGCGCAATTGAATAATAGCCTGAAACAAATTTTTGCGAAGTCGGATAGTAGCTATTACCAATATATTGCCTCCCAAATGTCTGAAGAAGAGCTTCCCGATGACGGGCTGAATTACTACGGGCTCCAGATTCATCTGGCCCAGCCGCTCTATACCGGGAATAAACTGACGGCTGCCAATAAGCAGGCCCAGGCCAACGAGTCCAACGCCCGGGCCAATCTGGCCGCGGCCGAAAACGGCCTGGTAATGGAGGTCAAAAAAGCCTACTATACCGTCCTCTTCACCCAGCGGCTGGAGGTGACGATGGAGGAAGCGGTGGCCAGCATGGAGCATCACCTGGCCGAGGCCAATTCCTATTACAAGGCGGGCATGGTGCCCAAACTCGATGTGATGCGGGCCGAGGTGAAGCTGGCCGACCTGAAGCAAAAGCAGCTGCTGGCCCAGAACAACTTGAACCTGGCCCGGAGCGCCTTCAACTTCGTGTTGGGAGTCGACCTGAGCACGGTTTACGTGTTAAACGACCAGATGAGTTCCGCCCCCTTGCCGCAGGATCTGTCTTCTTGCCAGGCGCGGGCCTTGCAGAACCGGCCGGAGCTGGCAGCGGCCCATGCCAAGGTGGAGATGGCCCGGCAGGCGGTGGCCATCGCCAAGAGCGGCAAAAAGCCGACCGTGGCCCTGGTGGTCGACGGCCATAAGATCGAGCCCAACAACGAAGCGCCGTCATTGACGGTCGGAGTGGTCGCCACCATGAAACTATACGACCACGGCCTGGTGGATCAACAGGTGGCGGAGGCCGAGAGCGTCTTGCAGCAGGCGAACACCGGCCGGGAGCTGCTCGAACGCGGCGTCAAACTCGAAGTGGAGCAGGCCTACCGCAATGCTGAGGCCGCCCTGGCTGCGATCCAGGTCGCCGAAAAGAGCCTGGCCCAGGCCCAGGAGACGCTGCGGATGGTGGAGATCAGTTACCAGGCGGGGCTCAGCACCTCGCTGGAGCGGATCGACGCCGAGGTCGGCCTGACCCAGGCCAAGAACAATTACAGCCAGGCCCTGAGCATGTATAACATCGCATTGGCCCAGTTGGACCGGGCCATGGGAAAGGGTAAGGAGGATTCCAAATGA
- a CDS encoding TetR/AcrR family transcriptional regulator, translated as MTVANRREREQQMRREVIMTAAQKLFSQKGFELTTVDEIAGEAELGKGTIYSYFKSKDEIYIAILEKGLDLLRERMNGVIAEGKSATETLYGLYDTFIQYHRERRGLIETLFVQVDEQIFLHLGDLVRGLKNKSSEWVEMVSRVLREGIAAGEFVDFDVDKMAKTIIGLILGIIIQYEMGRIGDDLDHYRESIFQLAMYGIHQQKG; from the coding sequence TTGACAGTAGCCAACCGCAGAGAACGCGAGCAGCAGATGCGCAGGGAAGTGATTATGACTGCTGCCCAAAAACTATTCTCCCAAAAAGGCTTTGAACTTACCACGGTGGATGAGATTGCCGGCGAGGCCGAATTGGGCAAGGGGACGATCTATTCTTACTTTAAAAGCAAGGATGAGATTTACATCGCCATTCTCGAAAAAGGTCTGGACCTTTTGCGGGAACGGATGAACGGAGTCATCGCCGAGGGGAAGTCGGCTACCGAAACTTTATATGGCCTCTATGACACCTTCATCCAGTACCACCGGGAACGGCGCGGCCTGATCGAGACCCTCTTCGTGCAGGTGGATGAGCAGATCTTTCTCCATCTCGGCGACCTGGTGCGGGGATTGAAGAATAAATCCTCGGAATGGGTGGAGATGGTCAGCCGGGTGCTGCGGGAAGGGATCGCCGCCGGCGAGTTTGTCGATTTCGACGTGGATAAGATGGCCAAGACGATCATCGGCCTGATCCTGGGCATCATTATCCAGTATGAAATGGGCCGGATCGGCGACGACCTCGACCATTACCGGGAGTCCATCTTTCAATTGGCCATGTATGGGATTCATCAGCAAAAGGGTTAA